Proteins encoded together in one Desulfovibrio sp. UCD-KL4C window:
- a CDS encoding CarD family transcriptional regulator codes for MFELNQLVVYPSQGVGKVERIESQEVSGSTAEFYIVRILSNNVTLMVPVFNAINVGLRSVCSREDGLGIYECLKDRSDFTGYTGQNWNRRYREYSEKLKSGDLQDVAYVLKELFLIGRDKELSFGERRLLEQAMGLVSMELSFALELDQETVKEEINSLFIDVLEKNEENEDES; via the coding sequence GTGTTCGAGTTAAATCAACTTGTTGTCTATCCCTCACAGGGAGTAGGCAAAGTAGAACGTATTGAAAGTCAAGAAGTCAGTGGATCAACTGCCGAATTCTATATTGTCCGCATTCTAAGCAACAATGTAACTCTCATGGTCCCAGTCTTTAATGCTATTAATGTTGGGCTAAGATCAGTCTGTAGTAGAGAAGACGGCCTCGGAATATATGAATGTCTTAAAGACAGGTCTGACTTCACCGGGTATACAGGACAGAACTGGAACAGGCGTTACAGAGAATACTCTGAAAAACTCAAAAGTGGAGATCTTCAAGACGTTGCCTATGTTCTCAAGGAACTATTCCTGATCGGCCGCGATAAAGAATTATCATTTGGAGAACGCAGACTTCTTGAACAGGCTATGGGGCTTGTTTCTATGGAACTGTCATTTGCACTGGAACTTGATCAAGAGACTGTAAAAGAAGAAATCAACAGTTTATTCATCGATGTTTTGGAAAAAAATGAAGAAAATGAAGATGAATCCTAA
- the pth gene encoding aminoacyl-tRNA hydrolase, with amino-acid sequence MEYKALIAGLGNPGAEYAATRHNVGFMTADALAELAASRKSMKYKNIGSSGNFELFSLNIAGSNILVTKPLTYMNLSGNAVAAVCGKFSISVKNVIVIHDELDLPQGKMKFKRGGGNNGHRGLQSIQDVMNSADFLRVRIGIGRPEFSSQVKDYVLEEFSKKDLKTVEQMIEAVIKGLDLFFRRGQGPATQFMHTFNPDESSI; translated from the coding sequence ATGGAATACAAAGCACTTATCGCAGGGCTTGGAAATCCAGGGGCTGAGTATGCCGCAACCAGACACAATGTAGGTTTTATGACCGCTGACGCACTGGCGGAGCTGGCTGCATCCAGAAAAAGTATGAAATACAAAAATATCGGGTCTTCCGGCAATTTCGAGCTTTTCAGCTTAAACATTGCCGGCAGCAATATTCTCGTAACAAAACCGCTTACGTATATGAATCTTAGCGGAAATGCAGTCGCAGCTGTTTGCGGAAAATTTTCAATATCTGTAAAAAATGTAATCGTTATTCACGACGAACTTGATCTTCCACAAGGAAAAATGAAGTTTAAACGTGGTGGTGGGAATAACGGGCACAGAGGTCTTCAGTCCATTCAGGATGTGATGAACTCAGCAGATTTCCTGAGAGTACGAATAGGAATAGGAAGACCAGAATTTTCATCACAAGTAAAAGATTACGTACTGGAAGAGTTCAGTAAAAAAGATCTTAAAACAGTTGAGCAGATGATCGAAGCAGTTATTAAAGGTCTGGACTTGTTTTTCAGACGCGGTCAGGGTCCGGCTACACAATTTATGCACACCTTCAATCCAGATGAAAGCTCAATCTGA
- a CDS encoding 50S ribosomal protein L25: MSEKVTFVASKREKTGKCANRQLRNTGMIPAVFYSQDGAHMILAVKEIEFTKMYRSIGTTRIFSLEVDGKSYDTLIWKAEMDPVRPRINHIDFLGVAADKPLKVKVPVVMEGTAPGVKLGGVMTKYRDVLEVSCTAANLPAEIVVNIDGMKVNETVFVEDVKLEGGATVNYDSNFALVRCASGRKITDEDEASTEAEPAAS, from the coding sequence ATGTCAGAAAAAGTAACTTTCGTAGCTTCAAAGCGCGAGAAAACTGGTAAATGTGCTAACCGTCAGCTCCGTAACACCGGAATGATTCCTGCTGTATTTTATTCACAGGATGGCGCGCACATGATTTTAGCTGTTAAAGAAATTGAATTCACAAAGATGTACCGTTCAATCGGCACAACTCGTATTTTCAGTCTCGAAGTTGATGGCAAATCATACGATACATTAATTTGGAAAGCAGAAATGGACCCAGTTCGTCCTCGCATTAATCATATTGACTTCTTAGGTGTCGCTGCTGACAAACCTTTGAAAGTAAAAGTCCCTGTTGTTATGGAAGGAACAGCACCCGGTGTAAAACTCGGTGGTGTTATGACTAAATATCGCGACGTTCTTGAAGTTTCATGTACAGCTGCTAACCTTCCTGCTGAAATAGTTGTAAACATTGACGGCATGAAAGTTAACGAAACTGTTTTTGTTGAAGATGTTAAACTTGAAGGTGGAGCAACCGTCAATTACGATAGCAACTTCGCTCTTGTTCGTTGTGCATCCGGCAGAAAAATTACTGATGAAGATGAGGCTTCTACTGAAGCTGAACCTGCAGCTAGCTAG
- a CDS encoding ribose-phosphate pyrophosphokinase, with product MNGELKIISGSANPALSEAICDHLGSRLTPCLREMFSDGEIRIEIQDNVRGCDVFVVQPTCNPVNFNFMELCLMLDALKRASARRITAVIPYYGYARQDRKVSPRAPISAKLVADFLTVAGMQRMITIDLHAGQIQGFFNLPVDNIYAAPILLEELRHRKDDMVMVSPDAGGTERARAYAKRLGAGLAIVDKRRDAPNQAQAMNVIGEVSGKTCVVMDDMIDTAGTICQAAKVLMEHGAKEVIACATHPVLSGPAIDRLCAAPFSEVIVTNTLPVPEEKLKCGKIKVLSVAGLLAKCIHNVHTESSVSVLFV from the coding sequence ATGAACGGTGAACTCAAAATTATCAGCGGCTCCGCGAATCCGGCGCTTTCAGAAGCAATCTGTGACCATCTCGGCAGCCGTCTTACTCCATGCCTGCGCGAAATGTTCAGCGACGGAGAAATTCGCATTGAAATTCAGGACAATGTACGCGGTTGTGACGTCTTCGTTGTTCAGCCCACATGCAATCCTGTCAACTTTAATTTCATGGAATTATGCCTCATGCTTGATGCGTTAAAACGCGCAAGTGCACGCAGAATTACTGCTGTTATTCCTTACTACGGTTATGCAAGACAGGATAGAAAAGTTTCTCCACGTGCTCCTATCAGTGCAAAACTTGTTGCAGACTTTTTGACTGTAGCCGGTATGCAGCGTATGATCACAATCGACTTGCATGCAGGTCAGATTCAGGGATTTTTCAACCTTCCTGTTGATAATATTTACGCTGCCCCTATTCTTCTTGAAGAATTACGCCATCGCAAAGATGACATGGTTATGGTTTCCCCTGATGCAGGAGGAACCGAACGTGCCAGAGCTTACGCAAAACGCCTCGGAGCAGGACTTGCAATCGTCGACAAACGTCGTGATGCACCTAACCAAGCACAGGCAATGAACGTAATTGGAGAAGTCTCAGGAAAAACCTGCGTCGTTATGGATGACATGATCGACACAGCAGGAACTATATGTCAGGCCGCAAAAGTACTGATGGAACATGGAGCTAAGGAAGTAATAGCCTGCGCTACACATCCAGTTCTTTCCGGACCTGCAATCGACAGACTTTGTGCTGCACCTTTTTCCGAGGTAATAGTAACTAACACACTGCCTGTCCCAGAAGAGAAGCTTAAATGCGGTAAGATAAAAGTACTGTCAGTAGCAGGACTACTTGCCAAATGCATTCATAACGTTCACACCGAATCTTCGGTCAGCGTTCTCTTCGTTTAA
- the ispE gene encoding 4-(cytidine 5'-diphospho)-2-C-methyl-D-erythritol kinase, whose amino-acid sequence MNKTATILTAPAKVNLYLKIVGKREDGYHELDTLFLPFPALADTLAITEKAEGCSIHCKDFDLPAEDNLIYKAWDKYAEATGFRPGLHIELTKKTPTGAGLGGGSSDAATMLRFLNSHPQSPSLTHDKLNQLAAGLGADVPFFLLEGPAWAKGIGEILTPCEVDISGLTALLVCPDVHVNTAWAYKAWSSVVRTENLQKINSFYLTTSGSSNNKASSKTRVTLFNDFEQVVLPEFSVIRKTKEFLLKSGANGAVMSGSGASIISFFKDKKLAQKVSSELKADNVPSVIHSFS is encoded by the coding sequence ATGAACAAGACAGCAACAATTCTTACAGCGCCAGCAAAGGTGAACCTTTACCTCAAAATTGTCGGAAAAAGAGAAGATGGCTATCATGAGCTGGATACCCTTTTTCTTCCTTTTCCTGCACTTGCAGATACGCTTGCAATAACTGAAAAGGCTGAAGGCTGTTCAATTCACTGTAAAGACTTTGACCTTCCTGCGGAAGACAACCTCATATATAAAGCATGGGATAAGTATGCAGAGGCTACTGGTTTCAGACCGGGACTGCATATAGAATTAACCAAAAAAACTCCCACAGGCGCGGGCCTTGGAGGCGGAAGTTCTGATGCTGCTACAATGCTGCGTTTTCTGAACAGTCATCCGCAAAGTCCGAGTCTAACCCATGACAAACTAAACCAACTTGCTGCGGGTCTCGGAGCCGATGTACCTTTTTTCCTACTGGAAGGCCCTGCATGGGCAAAAGGGATCGGTGAGATTCTCACCCCTTGTGAAGTTGACATTTCAGGCCTTACTGCATTACTTGTCTGTCCGGATGTACATGTAAACACAGCATGGGCTTACAAAGCTTGGAGCTCTGTTGTTCGAACTGAAAATTTACAAAAAATAAATTCATTTTACTTGACAACATCCGGCAGTAGTAATAATAAAGCGTCCTCCAAAACGAGGGTAACTTTGTTTAACGATTTTGAGCAAGTTGTTCTTCCTGAGTTTTCTGTAATAAGAAAAACTAAGGAGTTTTTGCTTAAAAGCGGAGCAAACGGAGCAGTGATGAGCGGAAGTGGAGCAAGCATCATATCTTTTTTTAAAGATAAAAAGTTAGCTCAAAAAGTTTCTTCCGAACTAAAAGCTGATAATGTACCTTCTGTTATTCATTCTTTTTCTTAA
- a CDS encoding DegQ family serine endoprotease, producing MNSKRILGIFTLVTILVLPISAVAKGLPSFVNLAKKCGPAVVNINTVKTVEIDGNSMQDLFKFHGDNRGGNNPFEDFFKQFDERFRGNNGPKHKQKQGSLGSGFIISADGYIVTNNHVVASADEIKVKLRNDGRDYPAKLIGLDKETDLALLKIEPSKKLPFLTFGDSQHSQVGEWVLAIGNPFGLGHTVTQGIISAKGRIIGAGPFDNFIQTDASINPGNSGGPLIDMNGQVVGINTAIIASGQGIGFAIPSNMAKNVINQLKTDHKVSRGWLGVTIQDADENTAKALGLPGKTGALVSSVTAGDPAAKGGMKVGDVILEIDGSKIDNTNDLLRTVAALLPGKKIVTQVWRKGATRNLTITLGERKGKTVVSAKKFAPKTKEETIDQLGIVVRRINRDAEAKTLDLDKPKGLLVLEVKQGTPAENAAIAVGDVILEANQHPVNTLAQLRKIINTEGKKRGLVMLLIKRQGGNIFRTIELDKQK from the coding sequence ATGAATTCAAAGCGTATTTTAGGTATTTTCACTCTTGTCACAATACTGGTGTTGCCCATATCAGCTGTTGCAAAAGGGCTTCCATCTTTCGTTAATCTAGCAAAAAAATGTGGTCCGGCTGTTGTTAACATCAACACAGTTAAAACAGTTGAAATAGACGGAAACTCTATGCAGGATTTATTTAAATTCCATGGGGACAATAGAGGTGGAAATAATCCTTTTGAAGACTTTTTTAAACAATTTGATGAAAGATTCAGAGGCAATAATGGACCTAAACATAAGCAAAAACAGGGATCGTTAGGTTCCGGATTTATAATTTCTGCTGACGGTTACATTGTCACAAACAACCATGTTGTTGCTTCAGCGGATGAAATCAAAGTAAAACTCCGTAATGACGGTCGCGATTACCCGGCAAAACTGATCGGCCTTGATAAAGAAACTGACCTTGCTCTACTCAAAATTGAACCTAGCAAAAAATTGCCATTCCTAACATTTGGTGACTCCCAACATTCACAGGTTGGCGAATGGGTTCTTGCCATAGGTAATCCATTCGGACTTGGACATACTGTAACTCAAGGGATAATAAGTGCTAAAGGCCGCATTATCGGAGCCGGCCCTTTTGACAACTTCATCCAGACTGATGCCAGCATCAACCCCGGTAACAGCGGCGGACCTCTCATTGATATGAACGGACAGGTTGTCGGTATCAATACCGCTATTATTGCCAGTGGTCAGGGAATCGGTTTTGCTATCCCAAGTAATATGGCTAAAAATGTTATCAACCAACTTAAGACTGATCATAAGGTAAGTAGAGGCTGGCTCGGCGTAACGATACAGGATGCCGATGAAAACACAGCTAAAGCCCTTGGACTTCCCGGTAAGACTGGTGCGCTAGTCAGCTCTGTTACTGCCGGAGATCCTGCAGCAAAAGGCGGCATGAAAGTAGGTGATGTCATCCTTGAAATTGACGGTTCGAAAATAGATAACACTAACGACCTGCTACGGACCGTTGCAGCTCTTCTTCCGGGCAAAAAAATTGTCACGCAAGTATGGCGCAAAGGGGCTACACGCAATCTGACTATCACCCTTGGTGAAAGAAAAGGAAAAACCGTTGTTTCAGCTAAAAAGTTTGCACCAAAAACAAAAGAAGAAACAATCGATCAACTTGGAATTGTAGTCCGCAGAATTAATAGAGATGCAGAAGCAAAAACTTTAGACTTAGATAAGCCGAAAGGATTGCTTGTACTCGAAGTTAAGCAAGGAACTCCTGCAGAAAACGCCGCTATTGCAGTAGGTGACGTTATACTTGAAGCTAATCAGCACCCGGTAAACACGCTGGCCCAGCTACGCAAGATTATAAACACCGAAGGTAAAAAACGCGGACTTGTTATGCTGCTGATTAAAAGACAAGGCGGTAATATATTCCGCACTATTGAGCTTGATAAACAAAAGTAG
- a CDS encoding FkbM family methyltransferase — translation MDKELINKFLGKLEKETIDQFQEVEKLFCSRDFYLKQVGDWFAIKFAPNLGYMPIWKYEPMTRYSFQHKAWECKIGKYRFLTSACPFFEFVCELRGYTLPGTVNSDFVVVDAGPWNAISGMYFSAAADKGKVLFLEPDKQSVDFIATDIDKNKFTNCKLIRKAIYSKSGEVGFKHKPGGASSINDFGATTVQAITLNDLVVGYAPDGIDFFKIDIEGAETEIADDIATYISENPSSWAAIASYHQVGDVRASSILEARFAKYPDLVFKTAYPYHETTFVANVKNEVVAGNIKKMTSFAVGWKAIDKDMEQRS, via the coding sequence ATGGATAAAGAATTGATTAATAAATTTCTCGGAAAATTGGAAAAGGAAACGATTGACCAGTTTCAAGAAGTGGAAAAACTATTCTGTTCAAGGGATTTTTATCTTAAGCAAGTCGGTGATTGGTTCGCCATAAAATTTGCACCTAATCTCGGTTACATGCCTATTTGGAAATATGAACCTATGACCCGTTATTCATTTCAGCACAAAGCATGGGAATGCAAGATAGGTAAATATCGTTTTTTAACTTCTGCCTGTCCTTTTTTTGAGTTTGTATGCGAGCTTAGGGGGTACACTTTGCCTGGAACTGTCAATTCTGATTTTGTAGTTGTTGATGCAGGGCCATGGAACGCAATTTCAGGAATGTATTTTAGTGCAGCGGCGGATAAAGGAAAGGTTCTTTTTCTGGAACCGGATAAGCAAAGCGTAGATTTTATTGCTACTGATATTGATAAAAATAAGTTTACGAATTGCAAGCTGATCAGAAAAGCTATCTATAGCAAAAGTGGTGAAGTTGGATTTAAACATAAGCCCGGTGGTGCAAGCAGTATAAATGATTTTGGAGCAACAACCGTACAAGCGATTACTTTAAATGATCTAGTCGTTGGCTATGCTCCAGACGGAATTGATTTTTTTAAAATTGATATCGAAGGCGCTGAAACCGAAATAGCTGATGATATTGCTACATATATAAGTGAGAATCCAAGCTCATGGGCGGCGATTGCGTCATATCATCAAGTCGGAGACGTAAGAGCATCCAGTATTTTGGAAGCACGTTTTGCTAAATACCCTGATTTGGTTTTTAAGACAGCTTATCCTTATCATGAGACTACTTTTGTGGCGAATGTGAAGAATGAAGTTGTTGCAGGAAATATTAAGAAAATGACAAGTTTTGCTGTAGGCTGGAAGGCTATTGATAAGGATATGGAGCAGCGGAGTTAA
- a CDS encoding Crp/Fnr family transcriptional regulator, which translates to MKEEDIQHMIEALQADVNLNRAAPSEIAELAKKARRLYFDKGEYIFKTGEDSNDFLLVESGRVILSKEAPSGKAFTYLIAMRGMPLNAITCFRSRLRFFSAKVAEKAVIISIPCQDFKQWVLSNSEVAAGILNAMGDRIDGAYTRILDLIDESAEKRILNVLSMLSTRIGLDLPLTNVDVSEMVGSSRETAARVISRLQEIGLVAKSRGTITILNKAELDELSSSPFFIL; encoded by the coding sequence ATGAAAGAAGAAGATATCCAGCACATGATTGAAGCATTGCAAGCGGACGTAAATTTGAACCGCGCGGCGCCGTCAGAGATTGCAGAGTTGGCTAAAAAAGCACGACGTCTTTATTTTGATAAAGGTGAATATATTTTTAAAACTGGTGAGGATTCTAACGATTTTCTTCTTGTTGAAAGCGGTAGGGTGATTTTATCTAAGGAAGCTCCTTCAGGGAAAGCTTTTACTTATTTGATTGCAATGCGTGGAATGCCGCTGAATGCCATAACCTGTTTTAGGTCACGTTTACGCTTCTTTTCTGCCAAAGTTGCTGAAAAGGCTGTAATAATTTCTATTCCCTGTCAGGATTTTAAACAGTGGGTTCTGAGTAATTCTGAGGTCGCGGCTGGTATCTTAAACGCTATGGGGGACAGGATCGATGGTGCTTATACCCGTATACTGGACTTGATTGATGAAAGCGCTGAAAAACGGATTTTGAATGTTTTGAGCATGCTTTCCACGCGGATAGGATTGGACCTGCCTCTTACTAATGTTGATGTTTCTGAAATGGTCGGGTCTTCAAGGGAAACAGCGGCTCGTGTTATTTCACGCCTTCAGGAGATTGGGTTGGTGGCAAAGTCTCGCGGCACCATAACAATCCTCAATAAAGCAGAGCTTGATGAATTGTCTTCCAGCCCTTTTTTCATTCTTTAA
- a CDS encoding DUF190 domain-containing protein, whose amino-acid sequence MKGYLVTFFTQQNREHEGIPLATWILEKAQKLGVGGATLFSGKEGFGHDGRFHSENLFDLEDIPLQVAMALSSDDCDKLMGCINKNKLRIFYTKSEIEFGFTSEG is encoded by the coding sequence ATGAAAGGATATTTAGTTACTTTTTTTACTCAGCAGAATCGTGAACACGAGGGTATTCCTCTGGCAACTTGGATTCTGGAAAAAGCTCAAAAACTCGGTGTCGGCGGGGCTACTCTTTTTTCTGGGAAAGAAGGATTTGGTCATGACGGGCGCTTTCATTCCGAAAATCTTTTTGATCTTGAAGACATTCCTTTGCAGGTTGCTATGGCTCTTTCATCTGATGATTGCGATAAGCTCATGGGATGTATTAATAAAAATAAACTGCGTATTTTTTACACCAAGTCTGAGATTGAGTTCGGTTTTACCTCTGAAGGCTAA
- a CDS encoding DUF554 domain-containing protein — protein MIGPYVNGAALFVGSMAGALIGPKLNSNIRQRMPMVFGCASMGLGVAMIVKVKFLAPVTLALVVGALIGEIFQLETLIQKGASKARKWIELITRPTDGLSQEEFLDKFVAILVLFCISGTGIYGSMTEGMTGDYTLLIVKSILDIFTAAIFASSMGYTVGILVIPQFTVQGLLYLGASLIMPLTTPDMLADFSACGGLIMLATGFRICSIKPFPVANMIPALIIVMPLSWLWSVYVG, from the coding sequence ATGATAGGACCTTATGTTAACGGAGCTGCGTTATTCGTAGGAAGTATGGCCGGAGCTTTAATCGGCCCTAAATTAAATTCTAACATCCGTCAGCGGATGCCAATGGTGTTCGGATGTGCCTCCATGGGACTTGGCGTGGCTATGATTGTTAAGGTTAAATTTCTTGCTCCTGTAACTTTAGCACTGGTTGTGGGTGCTCTTATTGGAGAAATTTTCCAGCTCGAAACACTAATTCAAAAGGGCGCAAGTAAAGCCAGAAAATGGATTGAACTTATTACACGGCCTACCGATGGACTTAGCCAAGAAGAATTTTTGGATAAATTTGTCGCAATCCTAGTACTTTTCTGTATAAGTGGAACAGGTATTTATGGTTCAATGACCGAAGGTATGACCGGCGATTATACTTTGCTTATTGTTAAATCTATTCTTGATATTTTTACCGCTGCAATTTTTGCTTCAAGCATGGGATACACTGTTGGAATATTGGTAATTCCTCAGTTTACAGTACAGGGTTTACTGTATTTAGGCGCGTCATTGATTATGCCGCTGACAACTCCTGATATGCTGGCAGACTTTTCCGCATGCGGTGGGCTTATAATGCTGGCTACCGGATTTCGTATCTGTTCCATTAAACCATTTCCAGTCGCAAATATGATTCCTGCGCTTATTATTGTAATGCCGCTGTCATGGTTATGGTCGGTTTACGTGGGTTAA
- a CDS encoding antibiotic biosynthesis monooxygenase: MYAVIFEVHPTEEGTEEYLEIATHLKQFLTDQEGFISVERFKSLAEEGKFLSLSFWESEAAIEKWRNKLNHRQGQKKGKDELFHSYRIRVAQVVRDYTHDDRENAPEDSNNQLLK, translated from the coding sequence ATGTACGCTGTAATATTTGAAGTACATCCGACTGAAGAAGGCACCGAAGAATATCTCGAAATAGCAACACATCTTAAACAATTCCTTACAGATCAAGAAGGTTTTATTTCAGTCGAACGCTTCAAGAGCCTTGCTGAAGAAGGAAAATTCTTAAGTCTCTCATTTTGGGAAAGTGAAGCGGCAATAGAAAAATGGCGAAATAAGCTGAACCACAGACAAGGTCAGAAAAAAGGCAAGGATGAACTATTTCACTCATACCGTATACGAGTTGCTCAGGTGGTTAGAGATTACACACACGATGATCGAGAAAATGCGCCAGAAGATTCTAATAATCAACTTCTCAAATAA
- a CDS encoding methylated-DNA--[protein]-cysteine S-methyltransferase — translation MLYYTTFNSPFWEITLVGNKEGLTNLHMETGKGKRKFIINDEWLRDDIFFKDIKTQVIEYFNRKRKEFDILLNPQGTEFQKRVWQALYAIPYGEVRTYKDIATAIGNPKACRAVGMANSVNPIPIIVPCHRVIGSSGKLTGFASGLNAKKNLLNLEKELAS, via the coding sequence ATGCTCTACTATACAACATTCAATTCCCCTTTCTGGGAAATAACTCTAGTCGGCAACAAAGAAGGACTCACCAACCTGCATATGGAAACAGGTAAAGGAAAGCGTAAATTCATAATCAACGATGAATGGCTGCGCGATGATATTTTTTTCAAAGATATCAAGACACAGGTAATAGAATACTTCAACCGTAAGCGAAAAGAGTTCGATATACTTTTAAATCCGCAAGGCACAGAGTTTCAAAAAAGAGTATGGCAGGCCCTATACGCTATCCCTTACGGGGAAGTACGCACTTATAAGGATATTGCGACAGCTATCGGTAACCCTAAAGCTTGTAGAGCCGTTGGAATGGCTAATTCGGTAAATCCCATTCCCATCATAGTGCCATGTCACAGAGTGATCGGCAGCTCCGGCAAACTGACAGGGTTCGCAAGTGGATTAAATGCCAAGAAAAATCTCCTTAACCTCGAAAAAGAACTTGCATCATAA
- a CDS encoding DNA-3-methyladenine glycosylase 2 family protein, whose translation MHTDFSLARREKDKNFDGKFFFGVKTTGIFCRPSCPSPTAKEENVEYFDTIFEALEKGFRPCLRCRPDVEVDYYRGNVNGTTIVNTALKLIYDGYLNNNSLAELANQLDISERHLRKLFVENLGAPPVKIARYHKALFAKKLLMRSSQPIVDIAFASGFGSLRQFNDAIKEIFGKTPTAIRKQSSRQDSSTTLLLKYTKPFDFQQTLDFMRIRAINGVEVVGDNFYSRTFRTEQAYGYFTVKDNPKESALDLSIVNDDIKCFMEIHNRVRRMFDLDTDFTLINKRFVKDKLLSKGMENGHVPRLPIAFNPFEFVVRAILGQQITVKAASTLAGRIAKKANFITGEEFPEGLNYYFPNELEFITMDLNDLGITKIRQETIRTTTQAILDKTVSLSSNQSFETFHKSFIALKGIGDWTVNYVGMRGLGMIDSFPSNDLGIIKAMMKDDKKPTLKEILKRSEKWRPYRSYAALCLWNSLKEN comes from the coding sequence ATGCACACTGATTTTAGCCTTGCACGCCGAGAAAAAGACAAAAACTTCGACGGAAAATTCTTCTTTGGGGTAAAAACCACAGGAATTTTTTGTCGTCCTTCATGCCCGTCTCCAACAGCCAAAGAAGAAAACGTCGAATACTTTGATACAATTTTTGAGGCACTGGAAAAAGGATTTCGCCCCTGCCTGCGTTGCCGCCCGGATGTGGAGGTTGATTACTATAGAGGAAACGTAAACGGCACTACCATCGTCAATACGGCACTTAAACTCATTTATGATGGGTACCTCAATAATAATTCACTTGCTGAACTAGCTAATCAACTGGATATATCAGAGCGTCACCTGCGGAAACTTTTCGTAGAGAACCTTGGAGCTCCACCAGTAAAAATAGCTCGATATCATAAAGCGTTATTTGCAAAAAAACTGCTTATGAGATCCAGCCAACCGATTGTAGACATAGCCTTTGCTTCCGGCTTTGGATCACTTAGACAGTTCAATGATGCAATCAAAGAGATCTTTGGTAAAACTCCGACAGCAATACGAAAACAATCAAGCAGACAAGACAGTAGCACCACACTTCTCCTTAAATATACTAAGCCCTTTGATTTTCAACAAACATTAGATTTCATGCGCATTAGGGCAATCAATGGAGTTGAAGTTGTGGGGGATAATTTCTACAGTCGAACTTTCAGAACAGAACAAGCCTATGGATATTTTACTGTTAAAGACAATCCTAAAGAATCTGCTTTGGATCTTTCCATAGTTAATGATGATATTAAGTGTTTCATGGAGATTCATAACAGAGTTCGGAGGATGTTTGATCTCGACACTGATTTTACACTCATCAACAAACGTTTTGTAAAAGATAAACTGCTCTCTAAGGGGATGGAAAACGGGCATGTACCAAGACTCCCCATAGCATTTAACCCATTTGAGTTTGTAGTCAGGGCAATTTTAGGACAGCAAATCACAGTAAAAGCAGCCTCTACTCTTGCTGGACGTATTGCCAAAAAAGCAAATTTTATTACAGGCGAAGAATTTCCGGAAGGATTAAACTACTACTTCCCTAATGAACTGGAATTTATAACAATGGATTTGAATGACCTTGGTATAACCAAAATACGCCAAGAAACTATACGTACAACTACACAGGCAATTCTCGACAAAACAGTTTCACTTTCATCAAATCAGAGTTTCGAAACATTTCATAAATCTTTCATTGCTCTTAAAGGCATCGGTGACTGGACCGTTAACTACGTAGGAATGCGGGGGCTTGGTATGATTGACAGCTTCCCATCCAACGATCTAGGCATTATCAAAGCCATGATGAAAGATGACAAAAAACCGACTCTTAAAGAAATCCTGAAGCGAAGTGAAAAATGGCGTCCCTACAGATCGTATGCTGCACTCTGCTTGTGGAACTCTTTAAAGGAGAATTAA